The Amblyomma americanum isolate KBUSLIRL-KWMA chromosome 11, ASM5285725v1, whole genome shotgun sequence genome includes the window gactTTCTTGTTATATctcttatagcgttcgcgcgccttttccaggccttgatgtgcaagcctgcatgtttccttcaacctgtcccgaaACTCAAGAACGCaagtgtatgttgtcttgagatctgatgcaatctctttatttagcccacagctccttgagtattgcaagtggacttctaacggttctcccatataattatcgaaaggcgagaaaccatgACCCGTTCGGGGTACAttgcggtaagcgaacaaaagagctgggagatatttATCgaaatcagtaggtctctcctagcacattttcttgatcacatttttgagggtgccgtttaaCCGCTCTACAAGACGATTACATAGAATGGCATGGTGTCGttagtaactgtcttactgacaaaagtcggctaacctccttcattagttctgaCGTGAAGTTCGAGctccggtcactcaaaatttccctggGGAACCCACAATgcgagaacatctccacaaggCTCACAACATGGGAAGCACGGAGTCTGCAGCCGAGGAAAGATTATGCATTAATGTcgcagaggatgtataatagattaggggtaatcaGCATAGATTAACATGGTTCCAGAAAtccaggtagtgaccacaaacgtatcaagttgagtatcagaagagaaaccaatgtaggactgaagcgagatgaacaatcagaggggaatttttactcagaaaagcaattggaagcagcagccaaacaaattgagaaagtaatttttaaggataatgaaacagaatggacttatacaaaattaactcgattacttgagctacaGCTAGCTAAAGTGCGACTCGAGCCAAAAGGGACAAGACGCAAACGCAAGAGTTGgcgggatgaggaggtcaagaaggcgatagagaaacgtcaggaagcgtccaaaGAACACAGATGTTAAAAGAAGAGGGGGAAACCAGAAgctgaagaagaaagaaaatgggataccttcataaagtgtagaaaggATGCACCCTATTTgtttaatgagaaaattagaagtaGCGGTGTACAATGTatgtaaaaagtaaataaaaagagtAGAAAAacagctcagaaattctggaaacatcttaATGCAATGCGTAATAAGACTAGGCGAGAGCAAGGCTTATTATTACAGGTCAGGGTATtagactagaaggggatgaagcaatgcaacacataggaacaatgatgacagaaaaatttacagaaaggaatgttgcacataatttagcGAGGGATGGTAGACCGGTTAgagcaattgcttcacttgagcaaagggagtgggaaagggcagagaagtttcctagtggcacgtcagcAGGACCAGATGgcattccgattatgttaataaagaagctaggaccgaaatccaagcaaacattaacacAGGTAGTGAATGAAATGATAGTGTAGAGCAATGTCcctgatgaatggcgattaagtagaatggacatgatatataagggaaagggggacaaagatgacgtaagtaactaccgtcccataacagtgacatctatgGTTTAAAAGGTGGTGATGCAggttataaaggacagactgcaggcttgggtggagaacgaggggtgctaggggagctaccaaatgggttccggaaacaaaggaggttggaggagaatctgttttcattgtcgcagtgtatagagattgctgaaaaggaacacaggcccctatggctagcatttctggatattaagggagcctacgttAATCAAGAGCATCTGTGGGACATGCTGGGCGCATTGGATGTGGAACGGagtaattattatttttatatatatatatatatatatatatatatatatatatatatatatatatatatatatatatatatatatatatatatatatatatgtatgtatatatatatattaaagctgcgaactggacGAGTTGGTATTGAATCATATTTGAAcagtcctttcttcgttgtgtcccgttgttttattgcgctgttcaaatatgaatatatatatatatatatatatatatatatatatatatatatatatatatatatatatatatatatatatatatatatatattgtaacgtgctttgcGTAGACGACGAAGGAGAGGAGATCAGAAGCGTAGAGGAAAAGGAAGCTGGTCGGTCTGATCGGTTTGAGCTCTGCGCCCCATCGCTAGATCTCTTAAATAAACACCCCAGACTCACTCAGTGCCTGCTGAGTGCGTAACAGGTGTGGTGGACGTTGCTGGGTATCACCATGGATTCCCCTGTTcctcgacgcagccgcagagTTGTCGGATTGCCACCACTTCCACTGGATATGCCTCAGGACGGCGGCGCCGAGCAAGCAGCACCCGCGGCGGGCCACTGGCAGCATCACCGCGAACCGCGCACCTTTGCTGGAAGGTCCGATGAAGACGTCGACGAGTGGTTGACTAATTACGAGCGGATGAGTCGCTataacggctgggatgccacagTGAGGCTAGCCAACGTCGTATTCTTTTTGGAAGCGACAGCGCTGATTTGGTTTGATAACCATGAAGACTCTCTTACCACGtgggaacgttttacagaagagATAAAGAAATGTTTTGGTGACGGCTCTGCCAAAAAGAAACGCGCCGAACAGACGTTGCTTCAACGGGCCCAATTACCTGGTGAGACTTGCACCATGTACATTGAAGAAATCGTAAAGTTGTGCAGGCTAGTGAACCCGCGGATGTCTGAAGAAGATAAGGTCGGACATTTACTTAAAGGGATTGCTGAAGATGTATACAACTTCCTTATTAGCAAAGACAGCTTGAAGTCGACGGCCGACGTCATCAAGCATTGCAGAGCGTTCGAGGCTTTGAAGCTTCATCGTATTGTGCCGAAACTTGGGCGCC containing:
- the LOC144109856 gene encoding uncharacterized protein LOC144109856, which gives rise to MDSPVPRRSRRVVGLPPLPLDMPQDGGAEQAAPAAGHWQHHREPRTFAGRSDEDVDEWLTNYERMSRYNGWDATVRLANVVFFLEATALIWFDNHEDSLTTWERFTEEIKKCFGDGSAKKKRAEQTLLQRAQLPGETCTMYIEEIVKLCRLVNPRMSEEDKVGHLLKGIAEDVYNFLISKDSLKSTADVIKHCRAFEALKLHRIVPKLGRLAIVTSIASVDVAAPVSMADMIRQIVREELLRYQDPVRRDDAQQDGCALQAEPATPSTSWVPAGVSQNFADRRPREPDTTTFTSTTLTISSTPLASSGKIDGAADGVHTDASGVGLGGVLIQCHGGDQHVIAYASQLHPVTPPTTPLGKWASTC